In a genomic window of Muntiacus reevesi chromosome 1, mMunRee1.1, whole genome shotgun sequence:
- the CHERP gene encoding calcium homeostasis endoplasmic reticulum protein isoform X2, producing MEMPLPPDDQELRNVIDKLAQFVARNGPEFEKMTMEKQKDNPKFSFLFGGEFYSYYKCKLALEQQQLICKQQAPELEPTATLPPLPQPPLAPAAPVTPAQGTPSMDELIQQSQWNLQQQEQHLLALRQEQVTAAVAHALEQQMQKLLEETQLDMNEFDNLLQPIIDTCTKDAISAGKNWMFSNAKSPPHCELMAGHLRNRITADGAHFELRLHLIYLINDVLHHCQRKQARELLAALQKVVVPIYCTSFLAVEEDKQQKIARLLQLWEKNGYFDDAIIQQLQSPALGLGQYQATLITEYSSVVQPVQLAFQQQIQTLKTQHEEFVSSLTQQQQQQQQQQQQQQIQMPQMDADVKATPPPPAPPPAPTPAPAIPPTTQPDDSKPPIQMPGSSEYDASGGVQDPAASGPRGPGPHDQIPPNKPPWFDQPHPVAPWGQQQPPEQPPYPHHQGGPPHCPPWNNSHEGMWGEQRGDPGWNGQRDAPWNSQPDPNWNSQFEGPWNSQHEQPPWGGGQREPPFRMQRPPHFRGPFPPHQQHPQFNQPPHPHNFNRFPPRFMQDDFPPRHPFERPPYPHRFDYPQGDFQAEMGPPHHHPGHRMPHPGINEHPPWGGPQHPDFGPPPHGFNGQPPHMRRQGPPHINHDDPSLVPNVPYFDLPAGLMAPLVKLEDHEYKPLDPKDIRLPPPMPPSERLLAAVEAFYSPPSHDRPRNSEGWEQNGLYEFFRAKMRARRRKGQEKRNSGPSRSRSRSKSRGRSSSRSNSRSSKSSGSYSRSRSRSCSRSYSRSRSRSRSRSRSSRSRSRSRSRSRSKSYSPGRRHRSRSRSPTPPSSAGLGSNSAPPIPDSRLGEENKGHQMLVKMGWSGSGGLGVKEQGIQDPIKGGDVRDKWDQYKGVGVALDDPYENYRRNKSYSFIARMKAREECK from the exons ATGGAGATGCCGCTGCCGCCAGACG ACCAGGAGCTCCGAAATGTCATCGACAAGCTGGCCCAGTTCGTGGCTCGGAACGGGCCCGAGTTTGAAAAGATGACGATGGAGAAGCAGAAGGACAACCCGAAATTCTCTTTTCTGTTCGGAGGCGAGTTCTACAGTTACTACAAGTGCAAGTTGGCGCTGGAGCAGCAGCAGC TCATCTGCAAGCAGCAGGCCCCGGAGCTGGAACCGACTGCGAccctgcctcccctgccccagcccccgcTGGCCCCTGCTGCACCCGTCACACCCGCCCAGGGCACCCCGTCCATGGACGAGCTCATCCAGCAGAGCCAGTGGAAcctgcagcagcaggagcagcaccTGCTGGCCCTCAGACAG GAGCAGGTGACAGCAGCTGTGGCCCACGCGCTGGAGCAGCAGATGCAGAAGCTCCTGGAGGAGACGCAGCTGGACATGAACGAGTTTGACAACCTGCTCCAGCCCATCATCGATACCTGTACCAAGGATGCCATCTCg GCCGGGAAGAACTGGATGTTCAGCAATGCCAAGTCCCCGCCGCACTGCGAACTGATGGCGGGCCACCTCCGCAACCGCATCACGGCTGATGGGGCACACTTCGAGCTGCGGCTGCACCTCATCTACTTGATCAACGACGTGCTGCACCACTG CCAGCGCaagcaggcccgggagctgctggCCGCCCTGCAGAAGGTCGTGGTGCCCATCTACTGTACCAGCTTCCTGGCCGTGGAGGAGGACAAGCAGCAGAAGATCGCCCGG CTCCTACAGCTCTGGGAGAAGAACGGCTACTTCGACGACGCCATCATCCAGCAGCTACAGAGCCCAGCGCTGGGGCTCGGCCAGTACCAG GCGACCCTCATCACTGAGTACTCCTCGGTGGTCCAGCCAGTGCAGCTGGCCTTCCAGCAGCAGATCCAGACCCTGAAGACCCAGCACGAGGAGTTTGTCAGCAGCCtgacccagcagcagcagcagcagcagcagcagcagcagcagcagcagatccagATGCCGCAAATGGACGCTGACGTCAAGGCCACACCGCCGccgcccgccccacccccagcccccacaccCGCCCCAGCCATCCCGCCCACCACCCAGCCTG ATGACAGCAAGCCTCCCATCCAGATGCCGGGGTCTTCCGAGTACGACGCCTCAGGAGGGGTTCAGGACCCAGCTGCCAGCGGCCCCCGTGGCCCTGGGCCCCATGACCAGATCCCACCTAACAAGCCCCCGTGGTTTGACCAGCCTCACCCTGTTGCTCCTTGGGGCCAACAGCAG CCTCCTGAGCAGCCGCCCTACCCACACCACCAGGGCGGGCCACCCCACTGCCCGCCCTGGAACAACAGCCACGAGGGCATGTGGGGCGAGCAGCGCGGCGACCCTGGCTGGAACGGCCAGCGCGACGCCCCCTGGAACAGCCAACCTGACCCCAACTGGAACAGCCAGTTCGAGGGCCCCTGGAACAGCCAGCACGAGCAGCCGCCCTGGGGCGGGGGCCAGCGCGAGCCGCCCTTCCGCATGCAGCGGCCGCCGCACTTCCGCgggcccttccctccccaccagcaGCACCCGCAGTTCAACCAGCCACCACACCCCCACAACTTCAACCGCTTCCCGCCCCGCTTCATGCAGGACGACTTCCCCCCACGACACCCCTTCGAGCGGCCACCCTACCCTCACCGCTTCGACTACCCCCAGGGGGACTTTCAGGCTG aaaTGGGACCCCCGCACCACCACCCCGGCCACCGCATGCCTCACCCTGGGATCAACGAGCACCCGCCTTGGGGTGGGCCCCAGCACCCTGACTTCGGCCCTCCGCCCCATGGATTCAACGGGCAGCCCCCTCACATGCGGCGACAGGGCCCTCCGCACATCAACCATGACGACCCCAGCCTGGTCCCCAACGTGCCGTACTTCGACCTCCCTGCTGGACTGATGGCCCCCCTCGTGAAG ctggaagaccaCGAGTACAAGCCTCTGGATCCGAAGGACATCCGCCTCCCACCCCCCATGCCGCCCAGTGAGAGGCTGCTGGCGGCCGTGGAGGCCTTCTACAGCCCGCCCTCCCACGACAGGCCCCGGAACAG CGAAGGCTGGGAGCAGAACGGTCTCTACGAGTTCTTCCGAGCAAAGATGCGGGCCCGGCGGAGGAAAGGCCAGGAGAAGAGGAACAG TGGACCTTCACGGTCTCGGAGCAGATCCAAAAGCAGAGGGCGCTCCTCCTCGCGCTCCAACTCACGGTCCTCCAAGTCGTCCGGCTCCTACTCCAGGTCACGGTCCCGCTCCTGCTCCCGCTCTTACTCCCGCTCCAGATCCAG GAGCCGCAGCCGCTCCCGCTCCTCCCGAAGCCGCTCCCGCTCTCGCTCCCGCTCGAGGTCAAAGTCCTACTCCCCAGGAAGGAGGCACCGGTCGCGGTCCAGGAGCCCCACCCCGCC TTCCTCGGCTGGTCTGGGTTCTAATTCAGCACCTCCTATTCCGGACTCAAGGCTTGGGGAAGAGAACAAAGGACATCAGATGCTGGTGAAAATGG GCTGGAGTGGATCCGGCGGCCTCGGCGTGAAAGAGCAAGGGATCCAGGACCCCATCAAGGGTGGGGACGTGCGGGACAAGTGGGACCAGTACAAGGGCGTGGGCGTGGCCCTGGACGACCCCTACGAGAACTACCGCAGGAACAAGAGCTACTCCTTCATCGCCCGCATGAAGGCCCGGGAGGAGTGCAAGTAG
- the CHERP gene encoding calcium homeostasis endoplasmic reticulum protein isoform X1, translating into MEMPLPPDDQELRNVIDKLAQFVARNGPEFEKMTMEKQKDNPKFSFLFGGEFYSYYKCKLALEQQQLICKQQAPELEPTATLPPLPQPPLAPAAPVTPAQGTPSMDELIQQSQWNLQQQEQHLLALRQEQVTAAVAHALEQQMQKLLEETQLDMNEFDNLLQPIIDTCTKDAISAGKNWMFSNAKSPPHCELMAGHLRNRITADGAHFELRLHLIYLINDVLHHWALTRGRSLPHSQRKQARELLAALQKVVVPIYCTSFLAVEEDKQQKIARLLQLWEKNGYFDDAIIQQLQSPALGLGQYQATLITEYSSVVQPVQLAFQQQIQTLKTQHEEFVSSLTQQQQQQQQQQQQQQIQMPQMDADVKATPPPPAPPPAPTPAPAIPPTTQPDDSKPPIQMPGSSEYDASGGVQDPAASGPRGPGPHDQIPPNKPPWFDQPHPVAPWGQQQPPEQPPYPHHQGGPPHCPPWNNSHEGMWGEQRGDPGWNGQRDAPWNSQPDPNWNSQFEGPWNSQHEQPPWGGGQREPPFRMQRPPHFRGPFPPHQQHPQFNQPPHPHNFNRFPPRFMQDDFPPRHPFERPPYPHRFDYPQGDFQAEMGPPHHHPGHRMPHPGINEHPPWGGPQHPDFGPPPHGFNGQPPHMRRQGPPHINHDDPSLVPNVPYFDLPAGLMAPLVKLEDHEYKPLDPKDIRLPPPMPPSERLLAAVEAFYSPPSHDRPRNSEGWEQNGLYEFFRAKMRARRRKGQEKRNSGPSRSRSRSKSRGRSSSRSNSRSSKSSGSYSRSRSRSCSRSYSRSRSRSRSRSRSSRSRSRSRSRSRSKSYSPGRRHRSRSRSPTPPSSAGLGSNSAPPIPDSRLGEENKGHQMLVKMGWSGSGGLGVKEQGIQDPIKGGDVRDKWDQYKGVGVALDDPYENYRRNKSYSFIARMKAREECK; encoded by the exons ATGGAGATGCCGCTGCCGCCAGACG ACCAGGAGCTCCGAAATGTCATCGACAAGCTGGCCCAGTTCGTGGCTCGGAACGGGCCCGAGTTTGAAAAGATGACGATGGAGAAGCAGAAGGACAACCCGAAATTCTCTTTTCTGTTCGGAGGCGAGTTCTACAGTTACTACAAGTGCAAGTTGGCGCTGGAGCAGCAGCAGC TCATCTGCAAGCAGCAGGCCCCGGAGCTGGAACCGACTGCGAccctgcctcccctgccccagcccccgcTGGCCCCTGCTGCACCCGTCACACCCGCCCAGGGCACCCCGTCCATGGACGAGCTCATCCAGCAGAGCCAGTGGAAcctgcagcagcaggagcagcaccTGCTGGCCCTCAGACAG GAGCAGGTGACAGCAGCTGTGGCCCACGCGCTGGAGCAGCAGATGCAGAAGCTCCTGGAGGAGACGCAGCTGGACATGAACGAGTTTGACAACCTGCTCCAGCCCATCATCGATACCTGTACCAAGGATGCCATCTCg GCCGGGAAGAACTGGATGTTCAGCAATGCCAAGTCCCCGCCGCACTGCGAACTGATGGCGGGCCACCTCCGCAACCGCATCACGGCTGATGGGGCACACTTCGAGCTGCGGCTGCACCTCATCTACTTGATCAACGACGTGCTGCACCACTG GGCCCTGACGCGCGGAAGGTCTCTCCCTCACAGCCAGCGCaagcaggcccgggagctgctggCCGCCCTGCAGAAGGTCGTGGTGCCCATCTACTGTACCAGCTTCCTGGCCGTGGAGGAGGACAAGCAGCAGAAGATCGCCCGG CTCCTACAGCTCTGGGAGAAGAACGGCTACTTCGACGACGCCATCATCCAGCAGCTACAGAGCCCAGCGCTGGGGCTCGGCCAGTACCAG GCGACCCTCATCACTGAGTACTCCTCGGTGGTCCAGCCAGTGCAGCTGGCCTTCCAGCAGCAGATCCAGACCCTGAAGACCCAGCACGAGGAGTTTGTCAGCAGCCtgacccagcagcagcagcagcagcagcagcagcagcagcagcagcagatccagATGCCGCAAATGGACGCTGACGTCAAGGCCACACCGCCGccgcccgccccacccccagcccccacaccCGCCCCAGCCATCCCGCCCACCACCCAGCCTG ATGACAGCAAGCCTCCCATCCAGATGCCGGGGTCTTCCGAGTACGACGCCTCAGGAGGGGTTCAGGACCCAGCTGCCAGCGGCCCCCGTGGCCCTGGGCCCCATGACCAGATCCCACCTAACAAGCCCCCGTGGTTTGACCAGCCTCACCCTGTTGCTCCTTGGGGCCAACAGCAG CCTCCTGAGCAGCCGCCCTACCCACACCACCAGGGCGGGCCACCCCACTGCCCGCCCTGGAACAACAGCCACGAGGGCATGTGGGGCGAGCAGCGCGGCGACCCTGGCTGGAACGGCCAGCGCGACGCCCCCTGGAACAGCCAACCTGACCCCAACTGGAACAGCCAGTTCGAGGGCCCCTGGAACAGCCAGCACGAGCAGCCGCCCTGGGGCGGGGGCCAGCGCGAGCCGCCCTTCCGCATGCAGCGGCCGCCGCACTTCCGCgggcccttccctccccaccagcaGCACCCGCAGTTCAACCAGCCACCACACCCCCACAACTTCAACCGCTTCCCGCCCCGCTTCATGCAGGACGACTTCCCCCCACGACACCCCTTCGAGCGGCCACCCTACCCTCACCGCTTCGACTACCCCCAGGGGGACTTTCAGGCTG aaaTGGGACCCCCGCACCACCACCCCGGCCACCGCATGCCTCACCCTGGGATCAACGAGCACCCGCCTTGGGGTGGGCCCCAGCACCCTGACTTCGGCCCTCCGCCCCATGGATTCAACGGGCAGCCCCCTCACATGCGGCGACAGGGCCCTCCGCACATCAACCATGACGACCCCAGCCTGGTCCCCAACGTGCCGTACTTCGACCTCCCTGCTGGACTGATGGCCCCCCTCGTGAAG ctggaagaccaCGAGTACAAGCCTCTGGATCCGAAGGACATCCGCCTCCCACCCCCCATGCCGCCCAGTGAGAGGCTGCTGGCGGCCGTGGAGGCCTTCTACAGCCCGCCCTCCCACGACAGGCCCCGGAACAG CGAAGGCTGGGAGCAGAACGGTCTCTACGAGTTCTTCCGAGCAAAGATGCGGGCCCGGCGGAGGAAAGGCCAGGAGAAGAGGAACAG TGGACCTTCACGGTCTCGGAGCAGATCCAAAAGCAGAGGGCGCTCCTCCTCGCGCTCCAACTCACGGTCCTCCAAGTCGTCCGGCTCCTACTCCAGGTCACGGTCCCGCTCCTGCTCCCGCTCTTACTCCCGCTCCAGATCCAG GAGCCGCAGCCGCTCCCGCTCCTCCCGAAGCCGCTCCCGCTCTCGCTCCCGCTCGAGGTCAAAGTCCTACTCCCCAGGAAGGAGGCACCGGTCGCGGTCCAGGAGCCCCACCCCGCC TTCCTCGGCTGGTCTGGGTTCTAATTCAGCACCTCCTATTCCGGACTCAAGGCTTGGGGAAGAGAACAAAGGACATCAGATGCTGGTGAAAATGG GCTGGAGTGGATCCGGCGGCCTCGGCGTGAAAGAGCAAGGGATCCAGGACCCCATCAAGGGTGGGGACGTGCGGGACAAGTGGGACCAGTACAAGGGCGTGGGCGTGGCCCTGGACGACCCCTACGAGAACTACCGCAGGAACAAGAGCTACTCCTTCATCGCCCGCATGAAGGCCCGGGAGGAGTGCAAGTAG